A genomic stretch from Numida meleagris isolate 19003 breed g44 Domestic line chromosome 2, NumMel1.0, whole genome shotgun sequence includes:
- the LOC110394804 gene encoding sodium-dependent neutral amino acid transporter B(0)AT3-like: MPPEVPKEDGRPKWDNKFQYILSCIGFAVGLGNVWRFPYLCQIHGGGAFLIPYFIALIFEGIPLLHLELALGQCLRKGSIRAWHTISPYLGGVGVASLMVSILVSLYYNTVLTWVMWYFINSFQEPLPWSICPLNENRTGLNEECYESTAVNYFWYRKTLNITPDVTDSGSLQWWLVLCLATCWAIVYLCTIRGIETTGKAIYVTAIFPYLVLTIFLIHGLSLPGATEGLAYLFTPNLNILKNPRVWLDAATQIFFSLSLAFGGLIAFASYNPSKNDCEKDAVTVAIVNSITSLYASIPVFSVLGFKAITGYWDCLDRNIISVINEYDLPEQSITRQNYTDWIMFLNSSNPEKLAGLKLKSCDLQEFLDQSVSGSGLAFIVFTQAIILMPGSQAWAILFFVMLFSLGLSSMFGNIEGVFTPLLEVQVISKSIPKELLSGIICLASFLFALCFTLGSGSYWIDIFDSYAGSLPLLVIAFFEVTGVVYVYKIKRFSKDVKWMTGRKLNLYWQMTWRFISPLLLLIVFVAFVTLQIQKTPTYTAWNPKYEHFPMKEQKVYPPWVQAICVILAALPCIFVPLVALIQIIKRMCRSKDPSLVQPEMF, from the exons GGGCATTCCTGATCCCATACTTCATCGCTCTTATCTTCGAAGGAATCCCACTGCTGCATCTTGAGCTTGCCCTAGGGCAGTGCCTGCGGAAAGGCAGCATCAGAGCCTGGCACACTATCTCACCTTACCTGGGAGGAGTTG GAGTTGCTTCATTGATGGTGTCGATCCTGGTGAGCTTATACTACAACACCGTTCTAACCTGGGTGATGTGGTACTTCATCAACTCTTTCCAGGAACCCCTTCCATGGAGCATCTGCCCtctaaatgaaaacagaacag GGCTCAATGAAGAATGCTATGAAAGTACTGCAGTCAATTATTTTTGGTACAGGAAAACTTTGAACATAACACCTGACGTCACCGACAGCGGCTCGTTACAGTGGTGGCTTGTTTTGTGCTTAGCAACTTGCTGGGCAATTGTGTATCTCTGCACCATTCGAGGGATTGAAACCACAGGAAAG GCAATTTATGTAACAGCAATATTTCCTTACCTGGTCCTAACTATATTCCTTATTCATGGACTCAGTCTACCAGGAGCCACTGAAGGTCTAGCGTACCTTTTCACCCCTAAC CTGAACATCCTGAAAAATCCTCGTGTATGGCTTGATGCAGCCactcagattttcttctctctttctttggcTTTTGGAGGGCTTATTGCGTTCGCAAGCTACAATCCATCAAA AAATGACTGCGAAAAGGATGCTGTGACAGTAGCAATTGTGAACAGCATAACATCCCTCTATGCTTCCATCccagtcttttctgttttggggTTTAAAGCAATCACAGGCTATTGGGACTGCTTGGACAG GAATATTATCAGTGTCATCAATGAATATGATCTTCCAGAACAAAGCATTACGCGGCAGAACTATACGGACTGGATTATGTTCCTGAATTCATCAAATCCAGAAAAACTTGCTGGTCTCAAACTGAAAAGCTGTGACCTTCAAGAATTTCTTGATCAG AGTGTATCAGGATCTGGCCTGGCTTTCATCGTGTTCACTCAAGCCATTATCCTAATGCCGGGCTCACAGGCCTGGGCCATCCTGTTTTTTGTAATGTTGTTCAGCTTGGGCCTCTCCTCCATGTTTGGAAACATCGAAGGAGTCTTCACTCCTCTTCTAGAAGTTCAAGTTATATCTAAGTCAATACCTAAGGAGCTTTTGTCTG gtatAATATGTCTagcttccttcctttttgctcTATGTTTTACGTTGGGTTCAGGGAGTTACTGGATTGACATTTTTGACAGCTACGCAGGGTCGCTGCCTCTTCTAGTCATTGCTTTCTTTGAGGTGACTGGGGTTGTGTATGTCTATAAAATTAAaag GTTCAGTAAAGATGTGAAATGGATGACTGGACGAAAACTAAATCTGTACTGGCAAATGACATGGAGGTTTATAAGCCCTCTGCTCCTGCTAATTGTCTTTGTGGCCTTCGTTACTCTTCAGATACAGAAGACGCCAACCTATACAGCCTGGAACCCCAAATAT GAACACTTCCCTATGAAGGAACAGAAAGTCTATCCACCTTGGGTGCAAGCTATCTGTGTGATTTTGGCTGCTCTTCCTTGTATATTTGTACCTCTGGTAGCactcatccagatcatcaaaCGGATGTGCAGAAGCAAGGACCCAAGCCTTGTACAGccagaaatgttttaa